A stretch of Imperialibacter roseus DNA encodes these proteins:
- a CDS encoding SRPBCC family protein, with protein sequence MNKTVFTKDLTNKRILVERHFDAPVALVWKTWTESTYLDQWWAPSPWKAKTKSMNFKEGGYWHYCMVGPEGEVAWARLDYGKIKIPISYSAKDSFCDEDGKINKDFPGAYWEVSFSPTGTGTKVNVVTSYNSVEELEAMVNMGFQEGFAMAHDNLDELIKTLV encoded by the coding sequence ATGAATAAGACAGTTTTCACCAAAGATTTAACTAATAAGAGAATATTAGTTGAAAGGCATTTTGATGCGCCCGTAGCACTGGTTTGGAAAACCTGGACGGAAAGCACCTACCTCGACCAATGGTGGGCCCCAAGCCCATGGAAAGCCAAAACAAAATCGATGAACTTTAAAGAAGGTGGCTACTGGCACTACTGCATGGTGGGGCCTGAAGGAGAAGTAGCCTGGGCGAGGCTTGACTATGGGAAGATCAAAATTCCGATCAGCTATTCGGCCAAAGATTCCTTTTGCGATGAGGATGGTAAAATCAATAAAGACTTTCCGGGAGCGTACTGGGAGGTCAGCTTTTCTCCGACGGGCACCGGCACTAAAGTAAATGTAGTCACATCATACAACTCGGTGGAAGAGCTTGAAGCCATGGTGAACATGGGCTTCCAGGAGGGCTTCGCCATGGCGCACGACAATCTGGACGAGCTAATCAAAACACTTGTCTAA
- a CDS encoding ArsR/SmtB family transcription factor: MEIRRDVFQAIADPTRRDILNLLTHKSLNLNSIAENFDVSRPAISQHIKILTECGLIVIDQKGRERYCQVQPEKLSAVADWLEPFRKMWENRFNQLDNLLNQLKEDKDE, translated from the coding sequence ATGGAAATAAGACGAGACGTATTTCAAGCCATAGCCGACCCAACAAGAAGAGACATCTTGAACCTGCTCACCCACAAGTCTCTCAACCTCAATAGCATCGCCGAAAACTTTGACGTTAGCCGACCAGCAATATCTCAGCATATCAAAATACTGACCGAGTGCGGGCTCATTGTTATCGATCAGAAAGGACGGGAGCGCTACTGCCAGGTACAGCCTGAAAAGCTGAGCGCAGTGGCCGATTGGCTGGAGCCCTTCCGCAAAATGTGGGAAAATAGATTTAACCAACTCGATAATTTGCTTAATCAATTAAAAGAAGACAAAGATGAATAA
- a CDS encoding translocation/assembly module TamB domain-containing protein, producing the protein MPERKGNKFIKIIAGIVLSILMLFIIVVLIIRSPWGQDIIVSKAVGFVEEKTGAKVGIRRLFVTFSGNAFLEGLYVEDQRSDTLVYSESLEISVALIPLIKGDGLNLKMLEWSGLTARVNRKEPSGVYNFDFLIAAFAAEPDLTQAATEPPKEEAPFTIEIGSIAFNDFDITYDDEVGGMLALLKIGTLELEMDDFDLDQMKFHVESFALDQSAVTYKQYQTASSPEDTTAAASSLPLLIVDEIALEDVSFLYESAPDSLLLLVDVGYLLAEIPVLNLEENIVEVASFTFNNSEIAYTSGRHLQPAASQPDSTVSEPSLITFEWPDWQVAVESITLENNQVTYQADTIRPKEGIFNPNAMAITDLSFEASDVTLHPGLAHIQVGGFTFRESSDFQLDQLAFDLKVGDENLSLSDLELSTGKSNMKADLKLSYPSIAGALNEPERAVADVDISELQVDVSDAFVFAPELKDNEYLLTLSKKIINGRVRVAGGLDDFSVEDAFIAWGEGTSLRWSGGLKHALQPEYLRVEAMPLLIKSQKSDILRFIDEEALGIALPETITLRAEAKGDKDGSTLLATLTIPEGEVNIDGKFTNKEQLAFSAHIDVNQLQLNKLLKNEQLGTLTFEATASGSGADLSTLNASLQSDFKTLEFNHYDFSGLTLVGDMQNGQGDVTLSFKDENLDVSLKTLLELDSTSSTIGLTLDLKGADFRALGVTSKDLRARFKLQADFEGNTDFFTVKADIKDGLAVYEGESFPLGSFKAGASIQEDTTTLNISSRSLNLDLRSNTPPASLATALTRQFTRYFPDSVATDTVLQAASMKLSLTVRESPFLNEVMLDGLERLDSVTLKVEFDEALQTVAARLRAPFVQYNGNTIDSLRMDVRGARDSLTFEFGWAGVNAGPLAVEKTTFAGVLQDRLLLLDFTSLNEDATLAYIQSEIRMEKGAITYHLVPAGLILDKEPWKIPETNQIRYSDKLMVFEDFTFSKGNQSLTVSSSLPDTQEEHIGILFQEFSLATLLSALNPDQQLATGVLAGKLIIENPFRDAGILANLNIDQLEVMKVAFGKMVVNAKSVGRGSYDFNLALSGENADLDLTGDYTAAEEGANIDLDLNLNSVDMKAVEGFASEAVSDASGKISGKVKITGTTASPEYTGKLNFAAASLKVNSLNTQFTLPNEVLTVDNAGLYMDNFTIVDKDKNAFRLDGKVLTESLTNPTFDFTVKAENFQPVNASENDNELFYGKVKMDADLAVSGDLKVPVVKGKLAIKEGTDFTFVVPESQVDIMEREGVLLFVNKENPDDILTRGDDKTAAGQLVGYDVNTNLSVEKNAVFKIIIDEKTGDNFQVSGTGDLIVGLEPNGRTTLSGTYSINSGHYETNLYNLVKKRFEISPQSTITWRGDPFDALLNVRAIYKVETSAAPLMAIRTSGESTNLASKYQQKLPFLVYLNVDGQLLQPELSFALDMPEDEQGAIGGDVYGRLQQLNSQESELNKQVFSLLVLNRFFPGSGSDGSGGGAVSVARGNVNKVLSGQLNNFSDKLVGKTGLDLNFGLDSYTDYQGESPQDRTQLDINAQKKLFNDRLIVQVGSAVNIEGSSQATEGTTPVIGNISLEYLLSESGQYRLKGFRKNEFESVIDGQLIVTGIAFLYNKEFNKFRELWQKMAKDEGLEKEIEEEQAEKK; encoded by the coding sequence ATGCCAGAAAGAAAAGGAAATAAATTCATTAAGATCATTGCCGGAATTGTGTTGAGCATATTGATGCTTTTCATTATTGTCGTTTTGATCATCCGAAGTCCCTGGGGCCAGGATATCATTGTGAGCAAGGCAGTTGGTTTTGTAGAGGAGAAGACGGGGGCAAAAGTGGGTATCAGGAGACTCTTTGTCACTTTCTCGGGCAATGCTTTCCTCGAAGGGCTTTATGTAGAAGACCAGCGGAGCGACACACTGGTTTATTCGGAGAGCCTGGAGATATCGGTAGCGCTGATTCCGCTAATTAAAGGAGATGGTCTCAACCTGAAAATGCTGGAATGGTCAGGGCTTACTGCCAGGGTAAACAGAAAAGAGCCCAGTGGAGTCTACAATTTCGATTTTCTGATAGCTGCATTTGCAGCTGAGCCCGACTTGACTCAGGCAGCTACTGAACCACCTAAAGAAGAAGCTCCTTTCACCATCGAGATTGGATCTATCGCTTTCAATGATTTTGATATTACTTATGATGACGAAGTTGGCGGTATGCTGGCTTTGTTGAAAATAGGTACTCTTGAGCTCGAAATGGACGACTTCGACCTCGATCAGATGAAGTTTCACGTCGAATCTTTTGCGCTCGATCAGTCAGCAGTTACCTACAAACAATATCAAACAGCCAGTTCGCCGGAAGATACCACAGCCGCCGCATCGTCACTTCCGCTTCTTATAGTTGATGAAATAGCGCTTGAAGACGTTAGTTTCCTTTATGAATCAGCTCCTGATTCCCTGCTGCTTTTGGTTGATGTAGGGTACTTGTTGGCTGAGATACCGGTGTTGAATCTGGAAGAAAATATTGTTGAAGTAGCATCATTCACTTTTAACAATTCTGAAATTGCCTACACGTCTGGTCGACACTTGCAGCCAGCGGCCTCACAGCCCGACAGTACTGTAAGTGAGCCCTCCCTGATCACCTTCGAATGGCCCGACTGGCAGGTAGCCGTGGAATCAATCACACTTGAAAATAACCAGGTAACCTACCAGGCAGACACCATTCGGCCGAAGGAAGGTATATTCAACCCAAATGCCATGGCTATTACCGACCTTTCCTTCGAAGCGTCGGACGTTACTCTTCATCCGGGATTGGCCCACATTCAAGTCGGCGGTTTCACTTTCCGGGAGTCTAGTGATTTTCAGCTCGACCAGCTGGCGTTTGACTTGAAAGTGGGCGATGAAAATTTGTCGCTGTCAGACCTGGAGTTGTCAACTGGCAAGAGCAATATGAAGGCAGACCTAAAGCTGAGTTACCCATCTATCGCTGGCGCCCTGAATGAGCCGGAGCGAGCGGTGGCAGACGTCGACATCAGCGAGCTGCAGGTCGATGTGAGCGATGCCTTTGTTTTTGCGCCAGAATTAAAAGACAACGAATACCTTTTAACATTGAGTAAAAAAATCATCAATGGCAGGGTTCGAGTCGCTGGCGGGCTCGATGATTTCAGTGTGGAAGACGCTTTCATTGCCTGGGGTGAAGGCACGTCGCTAAGGTGGAGCGGCGGGCTGAAGCACGCCCTGCAGCCCGAGTACTTGCGGGTTGAAGCCATGCCGCTGCTGATCAAATCGCAAAAATCCGACATCCTTCGCTTCATAGACGAAGAAGCACTTGGTATTGCCCTCCCTGAAACAATCACTTTGCGGGCGGAAGCGAAAGGTGACAAAGATGGATCGACTTTGCTTGCTACTTTGACTATTCCTGAGGGCGAAGTAAATATCGACGGGAAATTTACCAACAAGGAGCAACTGGCTTTCAGCGCTCACATTGATGTCAACCAGCTTCAACTCAATAAGCTATTGAAAAATGAGCAGTTGGGCACTCTTACTTTCGAGGCAACTGCTTCCGGCTCGGGGGCAGATTTGTCCACACTCAACGCCTCGCTTCAATCTGACTTTAAAACGCTTGAGTTTAACCATTACGATTTCTCGGGGCTAACGCTGGTAGGAGACATGCAAAACGGCCAGGGTGACGTTACGCTATCTTTCAAAGATGAAAACCTGGATGTTTCCCTGAAAACACTACTGGAGCTAGACTCCACTTCCTCCACCATTGGGTTGACGCTGGATTTGAAAGGGGCAGACTTTAGGGCGCTGGGCGTAACAAGCAAGGACCTCAGGGCAAGGTTCAAGCTGCAGGCTGATTTTGAAGGCAACACCGACTTTTTTACTGTTAAGGCCGATATCAAAGATGGGTTGGCAGTCTATGAAGGAGAGTCGTTTCCGCTGGGTAGCTTCAAGGCGGGTGCCTCAATTCAAGAAGACACAACTACACTTAACATTTCCAGTCGTTCGCTCAATCTGGATCTTAGATCAAATACACCTCCGGCTTCTCTGGCAACAGCCCTCACCCGGCAGTTCACCCGGTATTTCCCTGACTCCGTCGCTACTGACACCGTGCTGCAGGCAGCTTCCATGAAGTTGAGCCTGACGGTGCGTGAATCTCCTTTTCTAAACGAAGTGATGCTCGATGGACTGGAGCGACTGGATTCCGTTACCCTGAAGGTGGAATTTGATGAGGCTCTTCAAACTGTCGCTGCAAGATTAAGAGCACCTTTTGTGCAGTACAATGGCAATACGATCGATAGTCTCCGAATGGATGTGCGGGGAGCCAGAGACAGCTTGACTTTTGAGTTTGGCTGGGCTGGTGTAAATGCAGGGCCGCTCGCTGTTGAGAAAACGACTTTTGCCGGCGTGCTGCAAGACCGCTTGCTCCTGCTTGACTTCACCTCACTTAACGAAGATGCGACCCTGGCTTATATTCAGTCTGAAATTCGAATGGAAAAAGGTGCTATCACCTATCATCTCGTGCCTGCTGGGCTTATCCTCGACAAAGAACCCTGGAAAATTCCTGAAACCAATCAAATCCGCTATTCTGACAAACTCATGGTATTTGAGGATTTCACTTTCAGTAAAGGGAATCAGTCGCTGACGGTTAGTTCATCACTGCCAGACACTCAGGAAGAACATATTGGAATTTTGTTTCAGGAGTTCAGCCTTGCTACCCTACTTAGTGCCCTAAATCCTGACCAGCAGCTGGCGACCGGCGTTTTGGCCGGAAAGCTGATCATTGAAAATCCATTCCGGGACGCTGGCATTTTAGCCAACCTCAATATTGATCAGCTGGAGGTGATGAAAGTTGCATTTGGTAAGATGGTTGTCAATGCGAAATCAGTTGGTAGAGGAAGCTACGATTTTAACCTGGCACTTAGTGGTGAGAATGCCGACCTCGACCTGACAGGCGATTATACGGCAGCCGAAGAAGGAGCCAATATTGACCTCGATCTGAACCTCAATAGTGTCGATATGAAAGCAGTTGAGGGCTTTGCCTCTGAGGCGGTTTCTGATGCCAGCGGAAAGATTTCTGGCAAAGTCAAAATTACTGGCACTACTGCTTCGCCGGAATATACCGGCAAGCTCAACTTTGCAGCCGCCAGTCTCAAAGTTAATTCACTGAATACCCAGTTTACCTTGCCAAACGAGGTGCTGACTGTCGATAACGCAGGTTTGTATATGGACAACTTTACAATCGTTGATAAGGACAAAAATGCCTTTCGACTGGACGGCAAAGTGCTCACTGAAAGCCTGACCAACCCTACTTTCGACTTTACAGTGAAGGCAGAGAATTTCCAACCGGTGAATGCGTCAGAAAATGACAATGAACTCTTTTATGGCAAAGTGAAAATGGATGCAGACCTCGCTGTTAGCGGAGATCTGAAAGTGCCGGTTGTGAAAGGGAAGCTGGCGATCAAAGAAGGCACGGATTTCACATTTGTGGTACCTGAATCTCAGGTGGACATCATGGAACGAGAAGGGGTGTTACTTTTTGTGAACAAAGAAAATCCGGACGATATTCTCACCAGGGGAGACGACAAAACTGCGGCTGGCCAGTTGGTCGGCTACGATGTAAACACCAATTTGTCTGTAGAGAAGAATGCCGTTTTTAAGATTATCATAGATGAGAAAACGGGCGACAACTTCCAGGTGTCCGGTACCGGCGATCTGATCGTGGGCCTTGAGCCAAACGGCAGAACCACGCTGTCTGGCACCTACTCCATTAATAGCGGGCATTACGAGACCAACCTCTACAACCTGGTAAAAAAACGATTTGAAATCTCTCCACAGAGTACCATCACCTGGCGGGGAGATCCCTTTGATGCTTTGCTCAATGTGAGGGCTATCTATAAGGTAGAAACCTCGGCGGCTCCTCTGATGGCTATTCGAACATCAGGAGAAAGCACCAATCTGGCCAGTAAATACCAGCAAAAGCTTCCTTTCCTGGTCTATCTGAATGTGGATGGGCAGTTGCTGCAACCAGAGCTGTCTTTTGCGCTGGATATGCCTGAAGATGAGCAGGGAGCCATTGGCGGTGATGTATATGGCAGGCTGCAGCAGTTGAACAGTCAGGAAAGTGAGTTGAACAAGCAGGTATTCTCTCTGCTGGTGCTCAACCGGTTTTTCCCCGGATCTGGCAGCGATGGCAGTGGCGGTGGTGCTGTGTCTGTAGCCAGAGGCAACGTAAACAAAGTACTGTCGGGTCAGCTGAATAATTTTTCTGATAAACTGGTCGGCAAAACTGGCCTTGATCTCAATTTTGGACTCGATAGCTACACCGACTACCAGGGGGAGAGCCCGCAGGATCGTACGCAACTCGATATTAATGCACAAAAGAAGCTGTTCAATGATCGACTGATTGTGCAGGTGGGCAGCGCTGTCAATATTGAGGGTAGCAGCCAGGCCACGGAGGGAACCACGCCCGTTATCGGTAATATAAGTCTCGAGTACCTGCTGTCTGAAAGCGGCCAATACAGGTTGAAAGGCTTTAGAAAAAACGAATTTGAAAGTGTAATCGATGGACAGCTGATAGTCACTGGTATTGCATTTTTGTACAACAAGGAGTTTAATAAGTTCAGAGAGCTTTGGCAGAAAATGGCAAAGGACGAGGGTTTGGAAAAGGAGATTGAAGAGGAACAAGCTGAAAAGAAGTAA